A window of Clupea harengus chromosome 24, Ch_v2.0.2, whole genome shotgun sequence genomic DNA:
ttccaTTTCGGGAGTTAAACTTGAAGAAAGGTGAACACTGCAACCTTCTTGATGTTCTTGAGGTATTCTACCCTTATCGGAAAGATTTGGAATACATCCTTGACTTGAGTGACAGCAAAATTCTTTTTGTCCTTGACGGTTTGGATGAAAGTAGACTCAATCTGGACTTTGGCAAATGCATTAGTAAGCTGGAAGCAGAGTCATCAGTAGACATACTCATAACAAGTCTCATTAAAGGTATGATAGTGCCCTCTGCACTCCTCTGGGTTACAaccagaccagcagcagccagtctgATCCCAGAAGACTGCTTCAACTTGGTGACAGAGGTTCTAGGATTCAATGACGACCAGAAAGATGAGTTCTTTAAGACAAACATAGAGACTCTAGAGAAGGCTAAGAGACTTATTGACCATATCAACAAGAATAGAAGCCTCCACATCATGTGTCACATACCAGTATTCTGCCATATTCTAGCCAATGTGGTGGACAAAATACTGGAAGATCAGAGCAAAGAAGAATCAACCAAAACTTTGACAGAATTGTACACAATGTATAATGTCTTTCAGATGAAAAGAATGAATGACAAAAACCCGGAGAAGATGAGTGCAAAGAAAAAAGGGCAGTTCCTTGTTAAACTTGGGAAACTGGCATTCAAACATCTGGAGAAAGGCACCCTGATCTTCTATGAGAAGGACCTGGcagagtgtgacattgatgtaAATTGGGGAGCACTGCAGGCTGGAGTTTGCACACAGATCTTCAACGTGGCGAGTGCTACAACTGGAGAGAACATATTCAGCTTTGTGCATCTCAGTGTACAGGAATTCTTGGCAGCTCTTTATGTTCTTCATAAAGGTGTCATTGGGCAAATCCCTTCTTCAAGACTTGGAAGGAGAAGATCAGCTGGTGGTTCACACACTCAAGGTTTGACCTTTACAGATTTGCTGTGGATAAGGCCCTGCAGAGCCAGAACGGACATTTGGATCTTTTTGTCCGTTTCCTCCTCGGCCTGGCTCCAATGTTGGAGCCGGAAATCCGGTCCCCCCTGGATGTGGTGCTGCCACAGTTAGCTATCAGAGAAGTGAGCATCAAGAAAACAGttcaatacataaaaaaaaagatcagggAAGATATCTCACCAGACCGGATCATCAACCTCTTCCA
This region includes:
- the LOC122128768 gene encoding NACHT, LRR and PYD domains-containing protein 6-like — encoded protein: MTAPPREVLRNALGNLTEAEFKRFKHDLRDQRQITWGKLEKADTEDTVDLMVKVYSTGAGDVMLTILKKMNNNHLAKDLERDLGKWMVNAPAVSRGSPMPQQGGDDKAAEEVKKKKASLKLKLQKHQKKRFSVVHQESGVFSVQDIYTELHIVEGRTGGVSNEHEVSTINMSQIGRGPSSQDKQVKLANMFTDNSATKVLTLGIAGVGKSVAVQKVVMDWVEEKANQDIDFVFVLPFRELNLKKGEHCNLLDVLEVFYPYRKDLEYILDLSDSKILFVLDGLDESRLNLDFGKCISKLEAESSVDILITSLIKGMIVPSALLWVTTRPAAASLIPEDCFNLVTEVLGFNDDQKDEFFKTNIETLEKAKRLIDHINKNRSLHIMCHIPVFCHILANVVDKILEDQSKEESTKTLTELYTMYNVFQMKRMNDKNPEKMSAKKKGQFLVKLGKLAFKHLEKGTLIFYEKDLAECDIDVNWGALQAGVCTQIFNVVSLGKSLLQDLEGEDQLVVHTLKV